The sequence ATCATTGGAGCAAGTCCCACACTTGTCTCTGTATAGGTGAATACAAATGCAATGTTTCCGGCAAAGATGTATAAAACTATACATAGTATTACACTAAACAGAAAACCTAGTTTTACGGAATAGTTAAATGCAACATCTAGTTTTTTATAGTCCCTTCCACCATATGCTGCACCAACAACAGTTAGAACCGCTGTACCAATACCTATTAAAGGTATCATTGCCATCTGTATGATTCTCATTGCGGCGGTATATCCAGCCACCGCATTACTTGTTGCAACTATTACAAGCATTCCGTTGATTGCCATAACAAGTAAGGATACAATTAATTGTTCGGCACTTGCAGGAACTGCAACAATAAGAATCTCCTTTAATATATGCCTGCTGGCTTTAAACTCGCTTCTTCCAACATTTAGATATGTGTCCTTCTTAACCCAAATCCAGTAGGCCATAATCACACATGAGATACCTGCTGATATTACACTGGCCCATGCCGCACCGGTAATACCCATGCCCATGGGGTAGATGAATATCGGATCAAGTACTATGTTCAATGCAGCAGTTGCAGCTGTCACATACATTGCCCTGTTGACGTCTCCCTCGGATCTAAGTATTGCTGTTCCAACACCTGAGAATACAAAGAAAAACATTAATCCGAATACGATATAACCGTATTGAAGTCCTAGATTAGTTGTACTTCCTGCACCCATTAGGAGTAGCACATCCCTTAGGAATGGTAAAAGGATTACCGGAACAAGTATGGAAAGAATCACCGTTAATATGACAGTGTGTACAGCAGCGTTGTCTGCCAATTTCTTATCCTTTCCACCTATTGCCCTTGCAATTAATGAGTTTGCACCTGAACCTATCCCATTTCCAACTCCAACAAGTATCATAAATAGTGGTGTAATGAATCCTATTGCAGCAAGTGCATCGGATCCAAGACCTGCCACCCATATACTGTCTGCAAGGTTATATGCCATAATAAGAAGCATGGAAACCATCATCGGCACTGCTAATTTGTTTATTGCTTTTTTGGGATCTCCTGTTATAATATCAATATTGCTGTTTTTACCCTTTTCAGTTTGATTAGCCATTTTCTCCTCCTAATTGTTTTATATAAAAATTTAGACTTAAGATGATCGATTAAAATCATATTGTTAAGATAAGTATATTAGAAATAAAAAACATTACCTGAATGCCTTTCTATAAAACTTGATTGACTTAAAAATTCATATCCTCAGGATAGAAATTTTAAAAAAAAGTTAGATTAAATTCAATATTCTAAAAATCACTCTTAGAAAAATATTCAATTTATAGTATTAATATTGTGATTAGATATTATATATAATTTGTTTAAATGGTGGAAATGATTTTACCTTAATATTTAAAGTTTTTTATTTACATTAGTTTAATTAATATTAATTTTTATAAAATAACATTCATTTTAATAATGTTTATTTGAATAAACTTCCTGTTTTTATAGTTTTTTTTAAATATTTTAAAAATAGTTCATTTCATGAAATTTAAATAACTTTATAAGTAATGAAATAATATATTTAAATGTTAATATTATGTAACAAAAAGTTAGTTTATTTATTACTTAATATTATTAGATAAAAATTTTTTTTCTAGAAATTCTTTTTTAAAAAAATTAAAGGAGTTTTTAATATGCAAATGTATTATGATGATGACGTAGATACTAGCGTTATTGCAGATAAAACTATTGCTGTAATTGGTTACGGAAGCCAAGGTCATGCTCAATCTAGAAACATGGCAGACAGTGGATTAAATGTAATTGTAGGACTTAGAAAAGATGGTAAATCTTGGCAAAAAGCTAAAGATGACGGTATGAATGTAATGACCATTGAAGATGCTGCTAAAGAAGCAGATATTATCCACATCTTACTTCCTGATGAAATCCAAGCTACAGTTTACGAAAATCAAATTAAACCTTATGTAGAAAGTGGAAACACTATTTCATTCTCTCACGGATTCAACATTCATTTTGACTTAATTCAACCACCTGAAGATGTAAACATCGTCA comes from Methanobrevibacter boviskoreani JH1 and encodes:
- a CDS encoding MATE family efflux transporter, with the translated sequence MANQTEKGKNSNIDIITGDPKKAINKLAVPMMVSMLLIMAYNLADSIWVAGLGSDALAAIGFITPLFMILVGVGNGIGSGANSLIARAIGGKDKKLADNAAVHTVILTVILSILVPVILLPFLRDVLLLMGAGSTTNLGLQYGYIVFGLMFFFVFSGVGTAILRSEGDVNRAMYVTAATAALNIVLDPIFIYPMGMGITGAAWASVISAGISCVIMAYWIWVKKDTYLNVGRSEFKASRHILKEILIVAVPASAEQLIVSLLVMAINGMLVIVATSNAVAGYTAAMRIIQMAMIPLIGIGTAVLTVVGAAYGGRDYKKLDVAFNYSVKLGFLFSVILCIVLYIFAGNIAFVFTYTETSVGLAPMITDLIKITCFFLIGMPFGIAASMTFQGVGKGITSLILTLFRALLFELVFSYVGGFILGLGANGIYYGLVIGATIGGFVAFTWAKLFIRRLKRSSTDLYVKG